In Sinorhizobium arboris LMG 14919, a genomic segment contains:
- the bioB gene encoding biotin synthase BioB, producing MLDTQASGDGVAAESRAGAERWVLAEAVKIYNLPFNDLVFRAQSVHRAHFDPNAVQMSRLLSIKTGGCAEDCGYCSQSAHYPTGLKASKLMEVERVVAEAEKAKEGGATRYCMGAAWRSPKERDMATIVAMVEGVKALGMETCMTLGMLTPAQSERLAHAGLDYYNHNIDTSERFYSEVITTRTFADRLETLANVREAGIKVCAGGILGMGETVDDRISMLVTLANLPTAPESVPINMLIPIPGSKLAGAPPVDPIDFVRTIALARILMPQSHVRLSAGRTGMSDEMQALCFFAGANSIFVGETLLTADNPGEDHDAALFRRLGLKPMELHPAEPEPGE from the coding sequence ATGCTCGACACACAAGCATCAGGAGACGGAGTTGCGGCGGAATCCAGGGCCGGGGCAGAGCGTTGGGTTCTCGCCGAGGCCGTAAAAATCTATAATTTGCCGTTCAACGATCTTGTCTTCCGCGCCCAGTCCGTCCATCGCGCGCATTTTGATCCCAACGCCGTGCAGATGAGCCGGCTCCTGTCGATCAAGACCGGCGGCTGCGCGGAGGATTGCGGCTATTGCAGCCAGTCGGCGCATTACCCGACCGGGCTCAAGGCATCGAAGCTGATGGAGGTCGAGCGGGTCGTCGCGGAGGCCGAGAAGGCCAAGGAGGGCGGAGCGACGCGCTACTGCATGGGGGCCGCCTGGCGGAGCCCGAAGGAACGGGACATGGCGACGATCGTCGCCATGGTTGAGGGCGTCAAGGCGCTCGGCATGGAAACCTGCATGACCCTCGGCATGCTGACGCCGGCGCAATCGGAGCGGCTGGCGCATGCCGGCCTCGACTACTACAACCACAATATCGATACGTCCGAGCGCTTCTACAGCGAGGTCATCACCACCCGGACCTTCGCCGATCGGCTGGAGACGCTTGCCAATGTGCGCGAGGCGGGAATCAAGGTCTGCGCCGGCGGCATCCTGGGCATGGGCGAGACGGTCGACGATCGTATCTCCATGTTGGTGACGCTCGCCAATCTTCCAACCGCCCCGGAGAGCGTGCCGATCAACATGCTGATCCCCATCCCCGGATCGAAGCTCGCCGGCGCACCGCCGGTCGATCCGATCGATTTCGTCCGCACGATCGCGCTCGCCCGCATCCTGATGCCGCAATCCCACGTCCGTCTCTCGGCCGGCCGCACGGGCATGAGCGACGAGATGCAGGCGCTCTGTTTCTTCGCCGGCGCCAATTCGATATTCGTCGGCGAGACGCTGTTGACGGCTGACAACCCGGGCGAGGACCATGACGCGGCGTTGTTCCGCCGCCTCGGGCTGAAGCCGATGGAACTGCATCCGGCCGAACCGGAGCCGGGCGAATGA
- a CDS encoding lysozyme inhibitor LprI family protein translates to MSKAMDQASMNDCADQDFKKSDAELNRLYKEIEARLKDDADTKKLLVTAQRAWVSYRDAECTLQRAGVGGGSMGPMIYSMCQAILTEARIKDFQNYLNCKDDVCPIPAAD, encoded by the coding sequence ATGAGCAAGGCGATGGACCAGGCGTCGATGAACGACTGCGCCGATCAGGATTTCAAAAAGTCCGACGCTGAGTTGAACAGGCTCTACAAGGAAATCGAAGCGCGCCTGAAGGATGACGCCGACACGAAGAAACTACTGGTTACAGCGCAGCGCGCCTGGGTTTCCTATCGTGACGCCGAATGCACGCTGCAGCGCGCCGGCGTCGGTGGCGGCAGCATGGGGCCGATGATCTATTCCATGTGCCAGGCGATCTTGACGGAAGCGCGCATCAAGGACTTCCAGAACTACCTCAACTGCAAGGATGACGTCTGCCCGATTCCTGCCGCCGACTAA
- the bioD gene encoding dethiobiotin synthase yields the protein MKARLVITGNDTGIGKTVFAAALTDALSGYYWKPVQSGLEGATDSETVRRLGQAAPDRILPEAYRLTTPASPHLSAKLDGVTIVPDDLSPPETDAPLVIEGAGGLMVPLTEQTIFADVFARWRIPVVLCARTGLGTINHTLLSLEALRARSIPILGVAFIGDEQADSQAIIAALGQVRTLGRLPRLQPLTPDALRQAFRAHFDIDAFREAQI from the coding sequence ATGAAAGCGCGCCTCGTGATCACCGGAAACGATACCGGCATCGGCAAGACGGTCTTTGCCGCAGCACTCACCGATGCCCTTTCCGGGTACTATTGGAAGCCGGTGCAGTCCGGGCTCGAGGGCGCAACGGACAGCGAAACCGTGCGGCGGCTCGGGCAGGCAGCGCCCGACCGCATCCTGCCTGAGGCCTACAGGCTTACGACACCTGCCTCGCCGCATCTCTCTGCCAAGCTCGACGGCGTCACCATCGTGCCGGACGATCTTTCGCCGCCAGAGACCGACGCGCCGCTCGTCATAGAAGGGGCGGGCGGGCTTATGGTGCCGCTTACGGAACAGACGATCTTTGCCGACGTCTTCGCGCGCTGGCGGATTCCCGTTGTCCTCTGTGCCCGCACCGGGCTCGGGACGATCAATCACACGCTCTTGTCGCTCGAAGCGCTTCGCGCTCGTTCGATCCCGATCCTCGGCGTCGCTTTCATCGGCGACGAGCAGGCGGACAGTCAGGCCATTATTGCCGCGCTCGGACAGGTCCGCACCCTCGGTCGGTTGCCGCGGCTCCAGCCGCTGACGCCGGATGCTCTGCGGCAAGCTTTTCGCGCCCATTTCGACATCGACGCCTTCCGCGAGGCCCAGATATGA
- a CDS encoding GntR family transcriptional regulator, which yields MTTTNEDTIATRICRILADRIVTGVLEPGTKLRQDHIAEEFGTSHVPVREAFRRLEAQGLAVSEPRRGVRVASFSHKEVREVAEMRAALEVLALRHAAPHLTPSILDEAEQATAEADTASDLRAWEDANRRFHRLILAPCGMPRLLAAIDDLHAVSARFLFATWRSDWEVKPDHDHRSILTFLRQGKTENAIAVLERHVQRIGQKPVKNTAGSTRATFAIIG from the coding sequence ATGACCACTACGAACGAAGACACGATTGCCACCCGCATCTGCCGCATCCTTGCCGATCGGATTGTGACGGGCGTACTGGAGCCGGGCACCAAGCTCCGGCAGGACCATATCGCCGAGGAGTTCGGGACGAGCCATGTGCCCGTGCGCGAAGCGTTTCGGAGGCTTGAAGCCCAAGGGCTGGCCGTCAGTGAGCCGCGCCGTGGGGTTCGGGTCGCGTCGTTCAGCCACAAGGAGGTTCGCGAAGTTGCGGAGATGCGGGCGGCCCTCGAAGTCCTGGCGCTTCGCCATGCGGCTCCGCACCTGACACCTTCAATCCTGGATGAGGCCGAACAGGCGACGGCCGAAGCCGACACCGCCTCTGACCTGCGCGCCTGGGAGGATGCGAACCGGCGCTTCCACCGGCTGATTCTCGCGCCTTGCGGCATGCCGCGCCTGCTTGCCGCCATCGACGATCTGCATGCGGTCAGCGCCCGCTTCCTGTTTGCGACCTGGCGCTCGGACTGGGAAGTCAAGCCCGACCACGACCACAGGTCAATCCTGACCTTCCTTCGTCAGGGCAAAACCGAGAACGCCATCGCCGTGCTGGAGCGTCACGTTCAGAGGATCGGCCAAAAACCGGTGAAAAACACGGCCGGTTCCACGCGCGCCACCTTCGCGATCATCGGCTGA
- a CDS encoding ArsR/SmtB family transcription factor: protein MIENDFFRALADPTRRAIFEKLAAGSMNASALREGMEISQPAMSQHLAVLRNAKLVREERQGRFVNYEVDPEGLALIAQWLAKYRTYWPTRIEALKVLLKDMDQ, encoded by the coding sequence ATGATCGAGAATGACTTTTTCCGGGCTTTGGCAGACCCGACCCGGCGCGCGATCTTCGAGAAGCTGGCGGCAGGGAGCATGAACGCCAGCGCCTTGCGCGAGGGCATGGAGATCAGCCAGCCGGCAATGTCGCAGCACCTCGCGGTTCTGCGCAATGCAAAGCTCGTGAGGGAAGAACGGCAGGGGCGCTTCGTGAATTACGAGGTCGATCCGGAGGGACTGGCTCTCATCGCTCAATGGCTGGCGAAGTATCGCACCTACTGGCCCACGCGCATTGAAGCTCTCAAGGTCTTGCTGAAGGACATGGATCAATGA
- a CDS encoding ATP-dependent Clp protease proteolytic subunit has product MREAMQLVPMVVEQSSRGERSFDIYSRLLRERIIFLNGEVNDTVAALVCAQMLFLEAEDPKKPISLYINSPGGVVTSGMAMYDTMRFIRAPVHTLCMGTARSMGSFLLMAGEPGERAALPNASILIHQPSGGFQGQASDMLIHAEEVLKTKQRMTRLYAEHCRRSYEDFESGMDRDRFMTAEEALEWGLIDRILKVREDTASL; this is encoded by the coding sequence ATGCGCGAAGCGATGCAGCTCGTCCCTATGGTCGTAGAACAGTCGAGCCGTGGGGAACGATCATTTGATATTTATTCCCGGCTTCTGCGCGAGCGGATTATCTTCCTCAATGGTGAGGTCAACGATACTGTTGCGGCGCTCGTCTGCGCGCAAATGCTGTTTCTGGAAGCGGAAGACCCCAAAAAGCCCATCAGCCTTTATATCAATTCGCCGGGCGGCGTCGTGACCAGCGGCATGGCCATGTACGACACCATGCGCTTTATCCGCGCGCCGGTTCATACGCTTTGCATGGGGACGGCCCGTTCTATGGGATCGTTTCTTCTGATGGCAGGCGAACCCGGCGAAAGAGCTGCATTGCCCAATGCCAGTATCCTAATTCACCAGCCTTCCGGCGGCTTCCAAGGGCAGGCTTCCGACATGCTGATTCACGCCGAGGAAGTTCTAAAGACCAAGCAGCGCATGACGCGGCTCTACGCGGAGCATTGCAGACGGTCCTATGAAGACTTTGAAAGCGGGATGGATCGCGACCGTTTCATGACGGCGGAAGAAGCATTGGAATGGGGCCTGATCGACCGTATTCTAAAGGTTCGGGAAGATACGGCCAGCCTGTAA
- a CDS encoding 8-amino-7-oxononanoate synthase, whose protein sequence is MTPGALVRYERTLAGLKRKGRSRALAPRHGVDFTSNDYLALADSPRLKAAIATAIDRGLPVGAGGSRLLRGNHPEHEALEAEAAEFFGTERALFFGSGYAANVALFSTLPQRDDIIVYDALIHASARDGIAASKAEGVAVPHNDVDAFADAIRTWRAAGGTGHPWIAVEGLYSMDGDRAPLAELAALAERHDAFLVIDEAHATGVFGPGGRGLSAALEGRDNVVVLHTCGKALGVSGALLAANAILCDYLVNRARGFIYSTAPSPLTAAVVREALRILADEPQRRAAFDERRTFANDALATTLGIEGSGSQILPVVIGDNAKAVRIAARLRGEGFDIRAIRPPTVPEGTARLRISITLNVDATAIAEMLERLKIAIAEERP, encoded by the coding sequence ATGACGCCGGGCGCTCTCGTCCGTTATGAGAGGACGCTGGCGGGGCTTAAGCGCAAAGGGCGGAGCCGGGCGCTTGCGCCCCGGCATGGTGTCGATTTCACTTCGAACGACTACCTGGCGCTGGCCGATTCGCCGCGCCTCAAGGCTGCCATTGCAACAGCGATCGACCGCGGCCTGCCGGTCGGCGCCGGCGGCTCGCGGCTGTTGCGCGGCAACCATCCGGAGCATGAGGCGCTGGAGGCGGAAGCGGCCGAATTCTTCGGCACGGAACGGGCGCTCTTCTTCGGCAGCGGTTATGCGGCCAATGTGGCGCTCTTCTCTACCCTGCCGCAGCGCGACGACATCATCGTTTATGACGCGCTGATCCATGCGAGCGCGCGCGACGGCATCGCCGCGAGCAAGGCCGAAGGGGTTGCCGTGCCGCACAACGATGTCGACGCTTTTGCCGACGCGATCCGCACATGGCGCGCCGCCGGTGGCACCGGGCATCCGTGGATTGCGGTCGAAGGCCTCTACTCGATGGACGGCGACCGGGCGCCGCTCGCCGAACTCGCTGCGCTCGCGGAGCGGCATGACGCCTTTCTGGTGATCGACGAGGCGCACGCGACCGGCGTTTTCGGCCCCGGCGGACGCGGTCTTTCCGCTGCCCTGGAGGGCCGGGACAATGTCGTCGTGCTGCATACTTGCGGCAAGGCGCTCGGGGTTTCGGGCGCATTGCTCGCCGCAAACGCGATCCTTTGCGACTATCTCGTCAACCGCGCCCGCGGCTTCATCTATTCGACTGCGCCGTCGCCGCTGACGGCCGCCGTAGTGCGCGAGGCATTGAGGATACTCGCGGATGAGCCGCAGCGCCGAGCGGCCTTCGATGAGCGCAGGACCTTCGCCAATGACGCACTTGCGACAACGCTCGGCATAGAGGGCAGCGGATCACAGATCCTGCCGGTAGTGATCGGCGACAATGCCAAAGCGGTACGGATAGCGGCGCGGTTGCGCGGCGAAGGCTTCGATATCCGCGCAATCCGTCCGCCGACCGTTCCCGAAGGCACCGCGCGGCTCCGGATCTCGATCACGCTGAATGTCGATGCAACGGCGATCGCCGAGATGCTGGAGAGGCTGAAGATCGCGATCGCGGAGGAGCGGCCATGA
- a CDS encoding SRPBCC family protein → MNEGKTKEQDSGVEMEFDLGDPPQKVWRAISIPEFRERWLPKEALADHDTVTVTPGQEVRYKLRDDSPPFLESTVTFTITPIATGGTRLRIVHELTDTRFDGMARAAANSNSPPLMLAA, encoded by the coding sequence ATGAACGAAGGGAAGACCAAGGAGCAGGACAGCGGCGTCGAAATGGAATTTGACCTGGGCGATCCGCCGCAAAAGGTCTGGCGCGCTATCAGCATTCCCGAATTCAGGGAGAGGTGGCTGCCAAAGGAGGCACTGGCCGATCACGATACGGTCACTGTCACCCCCGGCCAGGAAGTCCGGTACAAGCTGCGCGACGATAGCCCGCCGTTCCTGGAAAGCACTGTGACGTTCACGATCACTCCGATCGCGACGGGCGGAACCCGCCTTCGGATCGTCCACGAACTGACGGACACGAGATTCGACGGAATGGCAAGGGCAGCCGCGAACAGCAACAGCCCTCCCCTCATGCTTGCCGCCTGA
- a CDS encoding adenosylmethionine--8-amino-7-oxononanoate transaminase, with the protein MRTSPVWHPFTQHALEGPMKRIVSTEGAYLIDEDGARILDAISSWWVITHGHRHPAIMEAIRHASETYDQIIFAEFTHAPAEELAGGLIGIAPPRLKHVFYSDSGSTAVEVALKMALGFFHNIGTPRSRICVLEHGYHGDTIGTMSAGERGVFNAAYEPLLFAVDRLPFPEAGREQETLDTFEVFCASGQVAALLVEPLVLGAGGMKIYPPAVLAELKRIAERHGSLVIADEVMTGWGRTGSLFACEQAGIAPDILCTSKGLTGGALPLAATLCSAEIFNAHLSTDRRKTFFHSSSYTANPIACAAALANLEIWKTEPVGARVEALAAKQEIHLRRFEGDPRFCSIRQAGTIAALDLAVPVGGYLSDVGPRLRAFFRERRLLIRPLGNVIYMMPPYCVTEADLDRAYGAIDEAASAFAAGRL; encoded by the coding sequence ATGAGAACGTCGCCTGTCTGGCACCCTTTTACCCAACATGCGCTCGAAGGCCCGATGAAGCGGATCGTCAGCACCGAGGGCGCCTACCTTATCGATGAGGATGGCGCCCGGATCCTCGATGCGATCTCGTCCTGGTGGGTGATCACCCACGGCCACCGGCACCCCGCAATCATGGAGGCGATCCGGCATGCTTCGGAGACCTACGACCAGATCATCTTCGCCGAATTTACCCATGCGCCGGCGGAGGAGCTTGCCGGCGGGCTGATCGGGATCGCGCCTCCCCGGCTGAAGCACGTGTTCTATTCCGACAGCGGCTCGACTGCAGTTGAAGTGGCCTTGAAAATGGCGCTTGGCTTCTTCCACAATATCGGGACCCCGCGCAGCCGGATCTGCGTCCTGGAGCACGGCTACCATGGCGACACGATCGGCACGATGTCGGCCGGCGAACGCGGCGTCTTCAATGCCGCCTACGAGCCGCTTCTCTTCGCCGTCGATCGGCTACCGTTTCCCGAAGCCGGCCGCGAGCAGGAGACGCTCGACACCTTCGAGGTCTTCTGCGCTTCCGGTCAGGTGGCGGCACTGCTCGTCGAGCCGCTGGTGCTCGGCGCCGGCGGAATGAAGATCTATCCGCCCGCCGTCCTCGCAGAACTGAAGCGGATCGCCGAGCGCCACGGCAGCCTCGTCATCGCCGACGAGGTGATGACCGGATGGGGCCGGACAGGCAGTCTTTTCGCCTGCGAGCAGGCGGGGATTGCTCCCGACATCCTTTGTACTTCGAAGGGGCTCACAGGCGGCGCGCTGCCGCTGGCGGCGACCCTTTGCTCCGCCGAGATCTTCAATGCGCATCTTTCGACCGATCGCCGCAAGACGTTCTTTCATTCGAGCTCCTATACGGCCAACCCGATCGCCTGCGCGGCCGCCCTTGCCAATCTCGAGATCTGGAAGACGGAGCCGGTCGGGGCGCGCGTCGAGGCGCTTGCGGCGAAGCAGGAGATCCACCTGCGGCGCTTCGAAGGCGATCCGCGTTTCTGCAGCATTCGCCAGGCCGGCACCATCGCCGCGCTCGACCTCGCCGTGCCGGTCGGCGGCTATCTGTCCGACGTCGGTCCGCGGCTTCGCGCCTTCTTCCGTGAGCGCAGGCTTCTCATCCGGCCGCTCGGCAATGTCATCTACATGATGCCGCCCTATTGCGTCACCGAGGCCGATCTTGACCGGGCCTATGGCGCGATCGACGAGGCGGCGTCGGCCTTCGCGGCAGGGCGGCTATGA
- a CDS encoding PQQ-dependent sugar dehydrogenase, with the protein MMTRAALLASILLFPTAAWAQQEGVLHSVETNVFRPKHQTFSEDILKRLKVPDGFEVSIFAHDLGNARMMAVAEDGTVYVTRPEEKDVIALKDGNSEPRVVASDLEGIHGIAIRDGRMFLATVHSVMVAGLNADGTIGEMETVIDDLPDGGQHGRRTLGFAPDGALHINVGSSCDACFESSGEKAANLRLDLDSRKRTVFASGLRNMLGFDWHPETGVMWGVDHGVDHLGDDLPGEELNKIEDGAHYGWPFCYGDRQPDWASFTMPEGAPKDEFCSTRTVGPALTFDAHASVINIRFYGAEQFPEEFRNDAFVTLRGSANRADPAGYKVVRVNFDKGEPTGSEDFLTGFLSDDRKMEFGRLAGIAIAPDGSLLVSEDTNGVIYRISYKAGAN; encoded by the coding sequence ATGATGACGCGAGCCGCATTGCTGGCGAGTATCTTGCTGTTCCCGACGGCGGCATGGGCACAGCAGGAAGGCGTCCTCCACAGCGTGGAAACAAATGTCTTCAGGCCGAAACATCAGACCTTCAGCGAGGATATCCTGAAGCGGCTCAAGGTGCCCGATGGTTTCGAAGTGAGCATCTTTGCTCATGACCTCGGCAATGCCCGCATGATGGCAGTGGCGGAAGACGGCACCGTTTACGTGACGCGACCCGAGGAAAAGGACGTGATCGCCCTGAAGGACGGCAATTCAGAGCCGCGCGTGGTGGCATCCGATCTCGAGGGCATCCACGGCATCGCGATCCGAGATGGCCGCATGTTCCTGGCCACCGTGCATTCGGTGATGGTGGCCGGCCTGAATGCGGATGGCACGATCGGCGAGATGGAAACGGTCATCGACGACCTGCCCGACGGCGGCCAGCACGGGCGGCGAACGCTCGGCTTCGCGCCTGACGGAGCGCTGCACATCAATGTCGGCAGTTCCTGCGATGCCTGCTTCGAAAGCAGCGGTGAGAAGGCTGCCAACCTACGCCTTGACCTCGACAGCAGGAAGCGGACGGTTTTCGCGAGCGGTTTGCGGAACATGCTCGGTTTCGATTGGCATCCAGAAACGGGTGTGATGTGGGGCGTCGACCACGGCGTCGACCATCTTGGCGATGACCTCCCCGGCGAGGAGTTGAATAAGATCGAAGACGGCGCGCACTACGGCTGGCCCTTCTGCTATGGCGATCGGCAGCCCGATTGGGCGAGCTTCACGATGCCGGAGGGCGCGCCCAAGGACGAGTTCTGCAGCACCAGGACCGTCGGGCCGGCGCTGACGTTCGACGCGCATGCTTCCGTCATCAACATCCGCTTCTACGGTGCGGAGCAGTTTCCGGAGGAATTTCGCAACGATGCCTTTGTTACTCTGCGCGGCTCGGCAAACCGGGCGGATCCGGCCGGCTATAAAGTGGTGCGCGTCAACTTCGACAAAGGCGAGCCAACCGGATCGGAAGACTTCCTGACCGGTTTCTTGAGCGATGACCGAAAAATGGAGTTCGGCCGCCTTGCTGGGATCGCGATAGCGCCGGACGGGTCACTGCTCGTGTCTGAAGACACGAACGGGGTGATTTACAGGATCAGCTATAAGGCCGGCGCAAACTGA
- a CDS encoding oxidoreductase: MKVWFITGASRGFGALITKEALAAGDAVVATARSPKAVTEKIGEHPNLLAVALDVTNEDQAKEAAALAVQRFGRIDVLANNAGYGLLGAVEEATASEIEALYGTNVFGVLKVTRAVLPHMRRQRSGHILNFSSIGGYFGYPGWGVYGSTKFAVEGLSESLAAEVAPFGIKVTIIEPGFFRTDFLHDSSLAISPASIPDYVGTPAGDMRDFAAAANRAQPGDPAKLARGILTLANAVNPPLRMPFGSDTVAKIEEQNASVGEELAKWRELAVSTDFDV, from the coding sequence ATGAAAGTCTGGTTCATCACCGGCGCGTCCCGCGGTTTCGGGGCGCTGATCACCAAGGAAGCCCTGGCCGCTGGAGACGCCGTCGTCGCTACCGCGCGCAGCCCCAAGGCCGTGACGGAAAAGATCGGCGAACACCCGAATCTGTTGGCCGTCGCCCTCGACGTCACCAACGAAGACCAGGCAAAGGAGGCAGCAGCACTCGCCGTGCAGCGGTTCGGCCGCATCGACGTGCTCGCCAACAATGCGGGCTACGGCCTGCTGGGCGCAGTCGAGGAAGCAACGGCAAGCGAGATCGAGGCCCTCTATGGCACCAATGTCTTCGGGGTCCTGAAGGTTACGCGCGCCGTGCTGCCACACATGCGCCGCCAGCGCTCGGGCCATATCCTGAACTTCTCGTCGATCGGCGGCTACTTCGGCTATCCGGGCTGGGGCGTCTATGGGTCGACGAAGTTCGCAGTCGAAGGCTTGTCGGAGTCGTTGGCAGCGGAGGTCGCTCCCTTCGGCATCAAGGTGACGATCATCGAGCCCGGCTTCTTCCGCACGGACTTCCTGCACGACAGCTCGCTGGCGATCAGCCCGGCTTCCATCCCGGACTATGTCGGAACCCCGGCCGGTGACATGCGCGATTTCGCGGCTGCTGCCAACCGCGCCCAGCCCGGTGACCCTGCAAAGCTGGCCAGGGGCATTCTGACGCTCGCCAATGCGGTCAATCCTCCGTTGCGCATGCCATTTGGCAGTGACACGGTGGCAAAGATCGAAGAACAGAATGCAAGCGTTGGCGAGGAGCTGGCGAAATGGAGAGAGCTTGCTGTCTCCACGGACTTCGACGTGTGA
- a CDS encoding beta-ketoacyl-ACP synthase III, with protein sequence MSAVRSSRLAGFGHHVPARRVENAEIETRLGLEPAWIERRTGIRARHWVDEGDTLSGLAAKAGEAALQDSGISRGDIALTLLATSTPDHLLPPSAPLLAHRLGLANSGAIDLAGACSGFLYALTLADGFVRAQGRPVLVVAANILSRRINPAERASAVLFADAAGAVVLAPCDDPDKGLIGIDLASDGNCYDLITIPAGGSSRPFAPNMPAEDVLMTMRDGRELFVRAVEMMTACAKRALADAGLGSADISRFVPHQANVRIFDAVCGNLGIDPSKTVRTIEDHGNSSAATIPLSLSLAQRHRPFASGERVLLTAAGAGLTGGAVIVGI encoded by the coding sequence ATGAGCGCCGTCCGGTCGTCACGCCTTGCCGGCTTCGGCCATCACGTGCCGGCACGGCGCGTCGAGAATGCCGAGATCGAAACGAGGCTCGGCCTCGAGCCGGCTTGGATCGAGCGGCGGACCGGCATCCGCGCGCGGCATTGGGTGGACGAGGGTGATACGCTGAGCGGACTTGCGGCAAAAGCAGGTGAGGCGGCGCTTCAGGATTCGGGCATTTCGCGGGGCGACATTGCTCTGACGCTGCTTGCAACCTCGACGCCCGACCACCTGCTGCCGCCTTCAGCGCCGCTGCTTGCCCATCGGCTCGGCCTTGCCAATTCCGGTGCTATCGACCTTGCCGGCGCCTGCTCGGGCTTCCTTTACGCGCTGACGCTCGCAGATGGTTTCGTCCGCGCGCAGGGAAGACCGGTGCTTGTCGTTGCCGCCAATATCCTCAGCCGTCGGATCAATCCGGCGGAAAGGGCGAGCGCTGTGCTTTTTGCCGATGCCGCCGGCGCCGTCGTCCTTGCGCCTTGCGACGATCCGGACAAGGGGCTCATCGGCATCGATCTGGCATCGGACGGGAACTGCTACGACCTGATCACGATACCCGCCGGCGGCAGCAGCCGGCCCTTTGCGCCGAACATGCCTGCGGAGGATGTGCTGATGACGATGCGGGACGGACGGGAGTTGTTCGTCCGCGCCGTGGAGATGATGACAGCCTGCGCAAAGCGCGCGCTCGCCGATGCCGGTCTTGGTTCTGCGGACATCAGCCGCTTCGTGCCGCACCAGGCGAATGTCCGGATCTTCGATGCGGTTTGCGGCAATCTCGGCATCGACCCGTCAAAGACCGTGCGGACGATCGAGGACCACGGCAATTCCTCCGCCGCGACAATCCCGCTGTCGCTCTCGCTTGCGCAGCGGCATAGGCCTTTCGCGTCAGGAGAAAGGGTATTGCTGACGGCGGCTGGCGCGGGCCTGACCGGAGGGGCGGTGATCGTCGGCATCTAG
- a CDS encoding LysR family transcriptional regulator: MRATELSELSAFAAVARHKSFRRAGEERGVTASAISHAVLNLEDRIGIRLLNRTTRSVSLTEAGALLQSHLDPAFGEITSALDALNRFRHTPFGRVKLNVPNSIAPFVVGWIIGPLLEKNPNLELEISATDRLVDIVQEGFDAGIRFGERVAEGMIAVRIKPRLRLVVVGSPGYFERRPVPLTPHDLKRHLCIQNMFPSGARYPWEFERDGQAITFQPTGPLSLDDHELMTQAALGGVALAYVWEKRVEKFVASGELIRVLDDWCQPEEALYLYYPSRRHMSAGFRALVDAIKA, encoded by the coding sequence ATGCGTGCGACCGAATTGTCGGAGTTGTCGGCTTTCGCGGCCGTAGCCCGCCACAAGAGCTTTCGCAGGGCGGGTGAGGAGCGGGGCGTGACCGCATCCGCCATCAGTCATGCCGTTCTCAATCTCGAGGACCGGATCGGCATTCGCCTGCTCAATCGCACCACGCGCAGCGTATCGCTCACTGAGGCGGGCGCGCTGCTGCAGTCGCACCTCGACCCGGCCTTCGGTGAGATCACGTCGGCTCTCGATGCGCTGAACCGCTTTCGCCATACGCCCTTCGGCAGGGTGAAGCTGAACGTCCCGAACTCGATCGCCCCGTTCGTCGTTGGTTGGATTATCGGCCCACTACTGGAGAAGAACCCGAATCTCGAGCTCGAGATCAGCGCGACCGACAGACTCGTCGACATTGTGCAGGAAGGGTTCGATGCCGGCATTCGCTTCGGCGAGCGCGTGGCGGAGGGTATGATCGCCGTGCGCATCAAGCCCAGATTGCGGCTCGTGGTCGTCGGATCGCCGGGCTATTTCGAACGGCGGCCGGTACCGCTGACGCCGCATGACCTCAAGCGTCACCTCTGCATCCAGAACATGTTTCCATCGGGGGCGCGTTATCCATGGGAATTCGAGAGGGACGGGCAAGCCATCACCTTCCAGCCGACCGGACCGCTGTCGCTCGACGATCACGAGCTCATGACCCAGGCCGCGCTCGGCGGCGTTGCGCTCGCCTATGTCTGGGAGAAGCGGGTCGAGAAGTTCGTTGCCTCCGGTGAATTGATCCGGGTGCTGGACGACTGGTGCCAGCCGGAAGAGGCGCTATATCTCTACTATCCAAGCCGGCGGCATATGTCCGCCGGCTTTCGCGCCCTTGTCGACGCGATCAAGGCATGA